In the Streptomyces cinnamoneus genome, CGTAGGCGGTGCGCCAGTCGTGGAAGCGGACGGCGCCGAGGCCGCGGGCCGGTCCCTGGCGGAAGAGGAACGCGTCGTCGGCCGCGTCGAGGCGGGTCGGCACGGGCGCGTACTCGGCCGGGTTCAGCAGGTGGTTGCCCATGAACTTGAGGATCAGCGCGAGGTTGACGTGGACGGTGCCCTCCAGCTTCGGCAGGCCCCGGATCTCGGTGGCGGCCTGGGCGAAGTAGGTGTCCTTCTCGAAGCCCTTGGCCGCGATGACGTCCCACATCAGGTCGATGACCTTCTCGCCCTCGGTGGTCACCTTCATCTTCGTCATGGGGTTGAAGAGCAGGTAACGGCGGTCGTCGGGACCGGCGGAGCGGAAGTAGTCGACGGCGCGGTCGCTGAACAGCTTCATCCCGACGAGGCGGACGTAGGCGTCGGTCAGCTCGCGGCGCACGTGGGGGAAGGCGGTGACGGGACGGCCGTAGAGGATGCGGTTGTGCGCGTGGGTGACGGCCTCGTACATCGCGTGCTCGCAGATGCCGATCGCGCCGGTGCAGAGGTTGAACTTGCCGACGTTGACGGTGTTGAGGGCGGCGTCGAAGGCGGCGCGGCCGGTGTGCAGGACGTCCTCGGCCGCGACCGGGTAGTTCTCGAGGCGGAACTCGCTGACGTACTTCGACGAGTCGACGACGTTCTTGACGAGATGGTACGCCTCGTGGCGGCTGTCGGCGGCGAAGAAGACGTAGCCGTCGGGCCCCTCGACGTCGGTGCGGCGGCCGAAGACGGAGACGAGGCCGGCGGCGTTGCCGTTGCCTATGTAGTACTTGGAGCCGCTGGCCCGGAAGCCGCCGTCGCCGTCGGGCTCCAGCAGCATGTCGGTGGAGTAGATGTCGGCGCCGTGCGTCTTCTCGGACAGGCCGAAGGCGAACACCTCGCCCTGCGCGAGCAGTTCCGCGGCACGCGCGCGTGCGGCGGCGTTGTCGCTCTGCCAGACCGGGCCGAGGCCGAGGATGGTGACCTGCCACGCGTACCAGTAGTCGAGCCCGTAGAAGCCGAAGATCTCGTTGAGGGCCGCGATGCGGGCGGTGTCCCAGCGCTTGTCCTGCTGCCCGTCGGCGGCCGCGGCCGGGGTGAGGAAGGTCGCGAACAGGCCCTCCTTGGCGGAGAAGGCCAGGAAGTCCGCCAGCCAGGCACGGGAGCGGTAGTCCTCGATCAGCTTGCGCTTGCCGCGCTCCTCGAACCAGTCGACGGTGGCGCGCAGCAGCCGGCGGGTCTCGGGGTCGAAGTGCGCCGGGTCGTAGGTGCGGGGGTTGAAGAGAAGCGGGTCGGCCATGGCTGTTCGCCTTTCCGGTCGAGGGCGGGTCAAAGGGGGGAACGGGGGTGGCGCTCGGGTGGGGAACGGGGGGCGCTCGGGTCAGCCGCCCGCCTCCGGCCCGTGGATGCGGTGGAGGGTGGCGAGGACGTCGTCGAGCCAGTCGAGCGTCATCCGCTCGTAGGCGATGCCGCCGCGCAGGACGACGTGCTGCAGCTCCCGCCCGGCGTCGAGCGTGCCGGCGGCACCGGGCCCGGTGAAGTCGCGCCGTTCGCCCGCCAGGTAGTGGGCGAGGCGCTCGCTGTGCACCCGGTGGTGCCGCTCGACCTCGCGGATCAGCACGGCCGGGTCGTCGAAGGCCGCACCGCGGATCTTCACGGCCAGGTCGTGCCGGATGCTCTCCGGTTCGACCGGCTCGTGCAGCCACTGGGAGAGGGCCTCCCGCCCGGGGGCCGCGACGGAGTACTCCTTCTTGTCCGGCCGGCCCTGCTGGGCCACCTCGTGGACGTCGATCCAGCCGTCGCCGACCATCCGCTTCAGGACGCGGTAGATCTGCTGGTGGGTGGCGGTCCAGAAGTAACCGATGGACCGTTCGAACCGCCGGGCCAGCTCATAGCCGGAGCCCGGCTTCTCCAGCAGGGAGACGAGGATCGCGTGCTCGAGCGCCATGCCCTGGATCATCTATGCAACTCGTTTCATAGGCAAGAGGGCCCGGCCCCTGTGAGACCCGGCTCACCCCGCCCGGAACCGCCACGCCGCCGCTCCGGGCGCCCGGAGCGGCGGCGTGGCGGTTCCGGTGCCGTCCCGGCGCGCGGCTCGGCCGGTCCGGGCCGCGCGCACGCCGCGGGAACCGGCGCCCGTGCGATGAGTGGAAGACCGCACTCCGGCGAGGCAGGCTGGACCCATGCGGTCACTCCGCCG is a window encoding:
- a CDS encoding acyl-CoA dehydrogenase family protein — encoded protein: MADPLLFNPRTYDPAHFDPETRRLLRATVDWFEERGKRKLIEDYRSRAWLADFLAFSAKEGLFATFLTPAAAADGQQDKRWDTARIAALNEIFGFYGLDYWYAWQVTILGLGPVWQSDNAAARARAAELLAQGEVFAFGLSEKTHGADIYSTDMLLEPDGDGGFRASGSKYYIGNGNAAGLVSVFGRRTDVEGPDGYVFFAADSRHEAYHLVKNVVDSSKYVSEFRLENYPVAAEDVLHTGRAAFDAALNTVNVGKFNLCTGAIGICEHAMYEAVTHAHNRILYGRPVTAFPHVRRELTDAYVRLVGMKLFSDRAVDYFRSAGPDDRRYLLFNPMTKMKVTTEGEKVIDLMWDVIAAKGFEKDTYFAQAATEIRGLPKLEGTVHVNLALILKFMGNHLLNPAEYAPVPTRLDAADDAFLFRQGPARGLGAVRFHDWRTAYDAYADVPNVGRFREQADALCAFVTTAAPDEEQSRDLDLLLAIGQLFALVVHGQLILEQARLTGLDQDVLDELFAVLVRDFSAHAVELHGKDSATEDQQRWALGAVRRPVVDEARSARVWERVEALAGAYEMAP
- a CDS encoding PadR family transcriptional regulator translates to MALEHAILVSLLEKPGSGYELARRFERSIGYFWTATHQQIYRVLKRMVGDGWIDVHEVAQQGRPDKKEYSVAAPGREALSQWLHEPVEPESIRHDLAVKIRGAAFDDPAVLIREVERHHRVHSERLAHYLAGERRDFTGPGAAGTLDAGRELQHVVLRGGIAYERMTLDWLDDVLATLHRIHGPEAGG